A window of the Lactuca sativa cultivar Salinas chromosome 5, Lsat_Salinas_v11, whole genome shotgun sequence genome harbors these coding sequences:
- the LOC111900685 gene encoding uncharacterized protein LOC111900685 — translation MAKLRSIILFILLHVFVYSVGASHVCRSYCGNITIDYPFALRSGCGHSGFRDLLFCINDVLMFHISSGSYRVLNIDYAYQSMTLHDPHLSTCDSIVLGGRGNGFVVEHWRAPYLNPTADNVFMLLGCSTQSPLFQGFPTGNHVPCRNVSGMGCEEYYGCQGWMDLGLARMGLAYGSGPPICCALPFDAIKSVNLSKLECQGYSSAYTLAPLRVSGPSEWTYGIRVKYDVEVSNDSFCKACEATGGSCGHDVEHFGELCMCGSWNSTSNCDTIMKLSVGGASLPRDKLLGLLIVISTFWLTSFRM, via the exons ATGGCTAAACTTAGGTCCATCATTTTGTTTATCTTATTACATGTCTTTGTGTATAGTGTAGGTGCATCTCATGTATGTCGATCCTATTGTGGCAACATAACTATAGATTACCCGTTTGCTCTCCGGTCGGGATGTGGTCATTCAGGTTTCAGAGACCTTTTGTTTTGCATCAACGATGTCCTTATGTTTCACATTAGCTCGGGCTCATATAGGGTTCTAAACATCGACTATGCATATCAGTCCATGACTTTACATGACCCACATTTGTCCACATGTGACTCCATCGTGCTAGGAGGTAGGGGAAATGGGTTTGTAGTGGAGCACTGGCGGGCCCCATACCTAAATCCAACCGCAGATAATGTGTTCATGTTATTGGGTTGTTCGACCCAATCACCACTCTTCCAAGGGTTCCCAACTGGGAACCATGTACCATGTAGAAATGTCTCGGGTATGGGTTGTGAGGAGTATTATGGTTGTCAAGGTTGGATGGATCTTGGGCTAGCCCGTATGGGCTTGGCTTATGGGTCAGGGCCACCTATTTGTTGTGCATTACCCTTTGATGCAATCAAAAGTGTGAATCTTAGTAAACTAGAGTGCCAAGGGTATAGCAGTGCATACACCTTGGCACCTCTACGAGTAAGCGGTCCTTCTGAGTGGACTTATGGAATACGAGTCAAGTATGATGTGGAGGTAAgtaatgattcattttgtaaaGCGTGTGAGGCAACTGGTGGGTCTTGTGGACATGATGTGGAACATTTTGGAGAATTATGTATGTGTGGGAGTTGGAATTCTACCTCAAATTGTGATACAA TTATGAAATTATCGGTCGGGGGAGCCTCGTTGCCAAGAGACAAGTTATTAG GATTACTGATTGTCATATCTACCTTCTGGTTAACATCTTTTCGAATGTGA
- the LOC111900686 gene encoding uncharacterized protein LOC111900686: MEVHEEPQESVHRKTPKLPGTVNWGTATIVGVFAGMLYGGSKEASASVSKDAEVTLKLGSTSDKREQYRLMRDAMEKRFIRITRGSIVGGVRLGMFTAAFYGLQNLLAEKRGVHDVYNVVGAGSATAATFGLIMPGSLAWRGRNVLLGSVLGATFCFPLGWLHLKLVEKANEGESVVLLPEGNKAKGGVGAAIERLGGSTSE, translated from the exons ATGGAAGTCCATGAAGAACCACAAGAAAGTGTTCATCGT AAAACTCCAAAGTTGCCTGGAACTGTAAACTGGGGTACAGCAACCATTGTTGGAGTATTTGCTGGCATGTTATATGGAGGCAGCAAGGAAGCCTCTGCTTCTGTT AGCAAGGATGCAGAAGTAACATTGAAACTTGGGAGCACATCTGACAAGAGAGAACAATATAGATTAATGAGAGATGCAATGGAGAAAAGGTTTATCAGAATTACACGTGGTTCAATAGTAGGTGGTGTTCGCCTTGGAATGTTCACAGCTGCATTTTATGGATTGCAAAATCTTCTTGCTGAAAAAAGAGGAGTTCATGATGTTTATAATGTAGTTGGAGCTGGTTCTGCTACTGCTGCTACATTTGGTCTAATCA tgccTGGATCACTTGCATGGCGTGGAAGGAATGTCCTGTTAGGATCCGTATTGGGCGCAACATTTTGCTTCCCTTTAG GATGGCTGCATTTGAAACTAGTGGAGAAAGCAAATGAAGGAGAGAGTGTGGTTCTTCTTCCTGAAGGCAACAAAGCAAAGGGGGGTGTAGGTGCTGCTATTGAAAGGCTTGGAGGAAGCACAAGCGAATAA
- the LOC111900688 gene encoding uncharacterized protein LOC111900688: MMNGEGEGGSETLPEAVCLNDDKLDGKGLTCKVSNQQLLDRNNDVSPVSSRYSSCGESEFDRYCSANSAMGTPSLCGSVGTFQDFTDSDFGSIRSPRVGDVGSLESFSLGGKFERKFESKSSLALGKLGNYGQRSESHDVITGSKERNNGNLEQRLMTMENEMHLYDEMDDLPDEGGVQMWKDNISSKRMPSTSTDKSLSAETTEEHMENVGVEEGSESFMGVDQVNNVFEGGRHLDECSEGEISSHLEHSESEGSMYGYGSDNEEQAGGLPPRGYVHYSPEKKSNSDDTLFMTSSIAYGADDWNDFTQETMETPQDLFVIDEIQGHNQNGIQSEGHTSKSTYTQKQEYVKDLHVDNQIDVSCDSPTYSMTHSMSHIDLLKHEEDTLAIGKQAEDINQFKMEEVTRVEKVPLMDVLHTKPEVTKSSETTHDLTFGDVSLSLTQDVEDHVAETPKDHKPYSLPSLPTINVEKRQNVTPAPLDVPEDLEMASKVESYELNEFYDEVVYEMEEILLDSGESPAARFNRGRNHHSHSNVSLPSRDGSSTASTSTLNNSPSFLQNPYKIDGIQVIGASQKKGDVSLGERLVGVKEYTVYKLRVFSGPHQWEVERRYRDFFTLYRRLKTSFSNKGWELPSPWSTVDRESRKYFGNVSPGVVSERSVLIQECLQSILNSKFSSSLPTSIIWFLSPPNNSPISPVSHSQNLGQSISLIVEIRPHKSMRQMLEAQHYTCAGCHKHFDDGKTRLWEFVQTLGWGKPRVCEYSGQVFCSNCHLNETAILPARVLHWWDFTEYPVSQLAKSYLDSTHDKPMLCVSAVNPFLFSKVPPLQHVINVRKRIGRMLPYVRCPFRMSIYKGVGSRRYILESSDFFALKDLVDLSKGIFSALPVMVETISKKIVDHITDECLICYDVGVPCGARQACDDPSSLIFPFQEGEVERCKSCELVYHKACFKKMDTCPCGVHLGARSIRSTNDVSAPPNNLVQQGTESKSSIGFLSGLLSKASSSKFWGHKENDTVIPMGSLPSSSR, encoded by the exons ATGATGAATGGAGAGGGAGAAGGGGGTAGTGAAACTCTTCCTGAAGCCGTGTGCTTGAATGATGATAAACTTGATGGCAAGGGGTTAACCTGTAAAGTTTCAAACCAGCAACTTTTGGATAGAAATAACGATGTATCACCAGTTTCATCACGTTACTCATCATGTGGAGAATCAGAGTTTGATAGATACTGTAGTGCTAACTCTGCAATGGGTACACCTAGTTTGTGTGGCTCTGTTGGTACATTTCAGGACTTCACTGATTCTGATTTCGGATCTATCAGAAGTCCCAGAGTTGGGGATGTAGGTAGTCTGGAGAGTTTCAGTTTGGGTGGGAAGTTTGAAAGAAAATTTGAGAGTAAGAGTTCTTTAGCTTTGGGCAAATTAGGCAATTATGGTCAGAGAAGCGAGTCACATGATGTAATTACAGGTTCAAAGGAGAGAAACAATGGAAATTTGGAACAAAGGTTGATGACAATGGAAAATGAAATGCATTTATATGATGAAATGGATGATCTACCAGATGAAGGAGGTGTCCAAATGTGGAAAGACAACATTAGCTCCAAAAGAATGCCAAGTACTTCTACTGATAAATCTTTAAGTGCAGAAACAACAGAGGAACACATGGAAAATGTAGGGGTGGAAGAAGGTTCTGAGTCTTTTATGGGTGTTGATCAGGTCAACAATGTATTTGAAGGTGGAAGGCACTTGGATGAATGTTCTGAAGGGGAAATCTCGTCTCATTTAGAACACTCAGAATCTGAAGGTTCTATGTATGGATATGGTTCAGATAATGAGGAACAAGCTGGTGGGTTGCCTCCTAGAGGTTATGTCCATTATTCACCCGAGAAGAAAAGTAATAGTGATGATACATTGTTTATGACATCATCAATAGCATATGGTGCAGATGATTGGAATGATTTCACTCAAGAAACCATGGAAACCCCTCAAGATTTATTTGTCATAGATGAAATTCAAGGACACAACCAAAATGGAATTCAAAGTGAAGGACACACCTCAAAATCCACTTacacacagaaacaagaatatgtgaAAGACCTTCATGTGGACAATCAGATTGATGTTTCCTGTGACTCACCAACATATTCCATGACTCATTCTATGAGCCATATTGATCTCCTGAAGCATGAGGAAGATACATTAGCCATTGGTAAACAAGCAGAAGACATCAATCAGTTCAAGATGGAAGAGGTTACTCGAGTGGAGAAGGTCCCTTTGATGGATGTGTTGCATACGAAGCCTGAAGTTACAAAATCAAGTGAAACAACACACGATCTTACATTTGGTGATGTTTCCTTGAGTTTGACACAAGATGTTGAAGATCATGTAGCTGAAACACCCAAAGACCATAAGCCTTATTCACTGCCATCATTGCCAACTATTAATGTGGAGAAAAGACAAAATGTTACTCCAGCTCCTTTAGATGTTCCTGAAGATCTTGAAATGGCAAGTAAG GTAGAAAGCTATGAGCTGAATGAATTCTATGATGAAGTTGTCTACGAAATGGAAGAGATCCTACTCGATTCCGGCGAGTCTCCCGCAGCCAGATTCAACCGTGGTCGGAATCATCATTCCCATTCCAATGTttctctcccttcaagagacggTAGCTCAACCGCTTCAACTTCAACTCTCAACAACTCTCCCTCTTTTCTCCAAAATCCTTACAAAATCGATGGAATCCAAGTAATCGGCGCAAGCCAAAAAAAGGGTGACGTGTCACTCGGTGAAAGATTAGTCGGAGTGAAGGAATACACAGTCTACAAATTACGCGTATTTAGCGGGCCCCACCAATGGGAAGTCGAACGAAGATACCGTGATTTTTTCACTCTTTATCGCCGATTAAAAACATCATTTTCCAACAAAGGATGGGAACTCCCTTCTCCTTGGTCAACCGTTGACCGGGAATCAAGAAAATACTTTGGGAACGTCTCGCCAGGTGTCGTGTCAGAAAGAAGCGTTCTCATTCAAGAATGCTTACAGTCTATTTTGAACTCCAAGTTTTCATCAAGTCTTCCTACTTCCATAATATGGTTTCTATCCCCACCAAACAACAGTCCAATTTCACCTGTTTCTCATTCACAAAATTTGGGGCAATCGATATCACTTATTGTTGAAATCAGGCCTCATAAATCGATGAGACAGATGTTGGAAGCACAACACTATACATGTGCAGGATGCCATAAACACTTTGATGATGGAAAAACTAGATTATGGGAATTTGTACAGACACTTGGGTGGGGGAAGCCTCGTGTTTGTGAATATAGTGGACAGGTGTTTTGTTCGAATTGTCATTTAAATGAAACTGCTATTTTACCTGCGAGAGTTTTGCATTGGTGGGATTTTACAGAGTATCCGGTGTCCCAGCTGGCTAAATCATATCTTGATTCTACACATGACAAG CCAATGCTTTGTGTGAGTGCTGTGAATCCGTTTTTGTTCTCGAAAGTTCCACCTCTACAACATGTTATAAATGTGAGAAAAAGAATCGGGCGAATGTTGCCATATGTTCGTTGCCCATTTCGTATGTCAATATACAAAGGAGTTGGATCCAGGAGATATATTCTTGAAAGCAGTGACTTTTTTGCTCTCAAAGATCTTGTTGATCTTTCCAAAGGGATATTTTCAG CATTACCAGTGATGGTGGAAACTATATCCAAGAAAATAGTGGATCATATTACGGATGAGTGTTTGATATGTTATGATGTGGGTGTCCCTTGTGGTGCTCGACAAGCATGTGATGATCCATCTTCTCTCATTTTCCCTTTTCAG GAAGGTGAGGTTGAGAGGTGTAAATCTTGTGAATTGGTTTATCACAAGGCTTGCTTTAAGAAGATGGATACTTGTCCATGTGGTGTACATCTTGGAGCAAGGTCCATAAGGAGCACAAATGACGTTTCTGCCCCTCCAAACAACTTGGTGCAACAAGGTACGGAATCAAAGTCTTCAATTGGATTCTTGTCAGGGCTGTTATCCAAGGCCAgttcttcaaaattttggggacaTAAAGAGAATGATACTGTAATACCTATGGGTTCTTTACCCAGCTCTTCCCGCTGA